The following proteins come from a genomic window of Panicum hallii strain FIL2 chromosome 8, PHallii_v3.1, whole genome shotgun sequence:
- the LOC112901893 gene encoding serine/threonine-protein kinase-like protein CCR4, translating to MPPPRRLHGFLLVLPLLLVSLLARWRPAAASALSTFALARAGDATIVCGLLPSASSPLLADLNCTAAGGDHARQETYPSSHPFAALAGGEDFLCAVGPSGERAGAVDMRWWDLSPGAPSRAKRVYSGPPLHALAAGEYRVCGVLGSGELHCWRWRGLGIPGNLRFVAAAVGDGFVCGILRDAESIRCFGNDTADPAVAGAPPGGSYDVVAACGTRACALSKAGAITCWGRGRPELAGAGAAAGYAALALGEDGVCGLRTNGTISCFGDGVASPPGSLADAQYLDVKAQGKAFCGILMANYSLVCWGGREFNDTNRLVFRRVMPGPCAPMSSCNCGVLAGSANICAAGSCVCMDCAFQFNLAVPNASLGTGKGGRSRRAVWIAVAAGAAGFLVLLVALQFALLLWCRRRRRRRRNEQDAAGDVQQALMPQRIGSRSVVERFTLEMLHAATDGFSDDCRIGTGSFGSVYRGTLPDGRDVAIKRAEDSAKASSSAARPARRRDRETAFNSELTALARANHKNIVCLLGCCADSGERVLVYEFMANGTLHDQLHSRTPMAPAVASWRGRLTIALDAARGIEYMHVYAVPPIIHRDVKSANILLDDAWTAKIADFGLSSILDPTAGACDDGGGGTPRAPLYTGGTVGYMDPEYYRLQHLTDKSDVYSFGVVLLELMSGCRVVQRYAESVTPKNVVEFAVPHILADDVARVLDPRLPAPTPEEAEALAYVGYLAADCVGPIGCDRPSMTEVVDALERALAACGAAPLSRAGTGRRPALSRSGTDQFDLTDTD from the coding sequence ATGccaccgccgcgccggctcCATGGCTTCCTCCTCGTCCTGCCCCTCCTCCTCGTGTCCCTGCTCGCGAGGTggaggcccgcggcggcgtcCGCGCTCTCGACCTTCGCGCTGGCCAGGGCGGGCGACGCGACCATAGTGTGCGGCCTCCTGCCGTCGGCGTCCTCGCCGCTGCTGGCGGACCTCAACTgcacggcggcgggcggcgaccACGCGCGCCAGGAGACGTACCCGTCCTCGCACCCCTTCGCGGCGCTGGCGGGCGGGGAGGACTTCCTCTGCGCCGTAGGGCCCTCCGGGGAGCGCGCTGGCGCCGTCGACATGCGCTGGTGGGACCTCTCGCCCGGCGCGCCCAGCCGGGCCAAGCGGGTCTACTCCGGCCCGCCGCTCCACGCGCTGGCCGCCGGGGAGTACCGCGTCTGCGGGGTGCTGGGCAGCGGGGAGCTCCACTGCTGGCGGTGGCGTGGGCTGGGCATCCCCGGGAACCTGCGCTTCGTCGCCGCGGCCGTCGGGGACGGCTTCGTGTGCGGCATCCTCAGGGACGCGGAGTCCATCCGGTGCTTCGGGAACGACACGGCGGACCCGGCCGTCGCCGGGGCGCCGCCGGGCGGGAGCTACGACGTGGTGGCGGCCTGCGGCACCCGCGCGTGCGCGCTGTCCAAGGCGGGGGCGATCACGTGCTGGGGCCGCGGGAGGCCGGAGCtcgcgggcgccggcgcggccgccgggTACGCCGCGCTGGCATTGGGCGAGGACGGCGTCTGCGGCCTGCGCACCAACGGCACCATCAGCTGCTTCGGCGACGGCGTCGCATCGCCGCCGGGCAGCCTCGCCGACGCGCAGTACCTCGACGTCAAGGCGCAGGGTAAGGCGTTCTGCGGCATCCTCATGGCCAACTACTCCCTCGTCTGCTGGGGCGGCCGCGAGTTCAACGACACCAACCGCCTCGTCTTCCGCCGCGTCATGCCGGGGCCCTGCGCGCCCATGTCCTCCTGCAATTGCGGCGTCCTCGCGGGTTCCGCCAACATCTGCGCCGCCGGGAGCTGCGTCTGCATGGACTGCGCCTTCCAGTTCAACCTCGCCGTGCCCAACGCGTCGCTGGGCACCGGGAAAGGTGGCCGGAGCAGGAGGGCTGTGTGGATCGCCgtcgcggcgggggcggctggTTTCCTCGTGCTCCTCGTAGCATTGCAGTTCGCGCTGCTCCtgtggtgccgccgccgccgccgccgccgtaggaACGAGCAGGATGCCGCCGGCGACGTGCAGCAGGCGCTGATGCCGCAGCGAATCGGCTCACGCAGCGTGGTGGAGCGCTTCACGCTGGAGATGCTCCACGCCGCGACGGACGGGTTCTCCGACGACTGCCGGATCGGGACGGGGAGCTTCGGGTCCGTGTACCGCGGCACGCTCCCCGACGGGCGTGATGTCGCCATCAAGCGCGCCGAGGACTCGGCCAAGGCGTCCAGCTCGGCGGCGAGGCCCGCGCGGCGGCGCGACCGGGAGACGGCGTTCAACTCGGAGCTGACCGCGCTGGCGCGCGCCAACCACAAGAACATCGTGTGCCTGCTAGGCTGCTGCGCCGACTCCGGCGAGCGCGTGCTGGTGTACGAGTTCATGGCGAACGGCACGCTGCACGACCAGCTCCACAGCCGCACTCCCATGGCCCCCGCCGTGGCGTCGTGGCGCGGCCGCCTCACCATCGCGCTCGACGCCGCGCGGGGCATCGAGTACATGCACGTCTACGCCGTGCCGCCCATCATCCACCGCGACGTCAAGTCCGCCAACATCCTCCTCGACGACGCCTGGACGGCCAAGATCGCCGACTTCGGGCTGTCCTCCATCCTGGACCCCACCGCCGGCGCctgcgacgacggcggcggcggcaccccGCGGGCGCCGCTCTACACCGGCGGCACGGTGGGGTACATGGACCCGGAGTACTACCGACTGCAGCACCTGACGGACAAGAGCGACGTGTACAGCTTCGGCGTGGTGCTGCTGGAACTCATGTCCGGGTGCCGCGTCGTGCAGCGCTACGCCGAGAGCGTGACGCCCAAGAACGTCGTCGAGTTCGCCGTGCCGCACATCCTCGCCGACGACGTCGCGCGGGTGCTCGACCCGCGCCTCCCCGCGCCCACGCCCGAAGAGGCCGAGGCGCTGGCCTACGTGggctacctcgccgccgactGCGTGGGCCCCATCGGGTGCGACCGCCCGTCCATGACCGAGGTCGTGGACGCCCTGGAGCGCGCCCTCgccgcgtgcggcgcggccccGCTGTCCCGTGCcggcaccggccgccgccccgcgctcTCCCGCTCCGGCACCGACCAGTTCGACCTCACCGACACCGACTag